CGCCCTGTACATAGGATGGCAGCGTACGCCACTCTACCGATTTGGTATCAGCCCCAACAAATTGTTCGATTACATGATGGCTGGCAAACCCATTCTGCATGCCATCGAAGCCGGTAACGATCCTGTGGTTGAGGCAGCATGCGGCATCAGTGTGGCACCGGAAAGCACCTCTGCACTCATCGAAGGGTTAGAATTCATTTTGCACCTCTCGCCCGAAGCCCGTGCTTCCATGGGGGACAAGGGACGGGAATATGTAAGGGAGAAGCACCAGATCTCGCACCTTGCCGGCAAAATGATTCACCAAATCACTTCTCCCAGGCCCTAAGCAGGCAAGCATGAATCCCCGCGCCCCCCGCCTAGCCTACCTTGCCACGTGCTTTCCCAATCCGGTGGATACCTTCGTTCGACGAGAGATGCATGGTTTACGTGACCAAGGGTTTCCATTGGATGTCGTGTGCAGTTTGCGTCCGGGGACTGGAACTCTTGAGCCGAAGGATCCTCCCCTTTTGCAAGCCCGATCAGGATTGCGGGAGCTAGGTAAGCTGATCACTTGGGCCGCTCTCCATCCCCGGTTTTTTTTCCGGGTTGTTGCATTGGCCTTTGAGCTTGATCGCAAGGAACTTCTGGTCCTGCGACAGGGGCACAGTTCGTTTTTGAAATCACTTCTACTGTTGCCCAGGGTCTTGGACCTTCACCAGCGCCTGGACGGGCAAATCACGCAGATTCACGCCCAATTCGCTGGAGTGGCCACAACGGTGGCCTGTTTGCTGGCTCACCTAAGAGGTATTTCGTTCAGCTTCACAGCACACGGAAGTGACTTGTTTGTTTACGCCCCATTCAACTTGCGCCAACGGCTGGAACTGTGCACGGCCTGTGTCACCGTCAGCAAATACAACCGTCGCCATTTATTGACTACATATGGAGAGGATTTGGATTCTAAGATCCATGTGGTTCGTTGCGGCATCGACACGTCGTTGTATCGTGAGTTGCGGTCGCCAGGTTGCCAAGTGCCACCCCAGTTGCTCACCGTGGCCCTGCTGGGTAAGGTCAAGGGAATTGATGTATTCCTTGAGGCCTTGTCGCGTTACAAACTCCGTGGTGGAGCTGCATTGAAATATCACCTAGTGGGGGATGGCCCTGAGCGGGTGGCCCTAGAGCAACAGGTCATGACGTCTGGTCTCTCGGATTGGGTGCAGTTCCATGGACTAGCCACCGAGAGTGAGGTACGGGCCCATTTGGCACAGGCGGATCTGTTTGTGCTTCCTTCGCGGAGTGAAGGGTTTCCGGTTTCGTTGATGGAGGCCGCCGCTGCCGGGCTTCCTTTATTGGCGTCACACATAACTGGGATTCCAGAAATCCTACAAGAAGAAGAAAATGGACTCTTTCTGATTCCCGATGACGTCGAACAGCAAGCAGGCCAGCTTGAGCTTCTCATGCAGAACAATTGGCAGTTACTTCACCAATTAAAGCAAACCGCAAGCGAGTTGAACCCTGACGCGTGGGATATCCAAACAAGTATTCGTCAGTTAGTGAAGGTGTTTGATGTCGAAATTAGCCCTTTAGCGATAACTCGTACATCTTAAGATATTCTCCCCCCAAACGTTCGAGAGACACACGATCGGCAAAACGCCGGATGTTTTCTTGTGTCCTCCTTGGATACTCTTTGGCTAAGGCAACAGCCAATTCGTCTATTTGTCTGGGCTCCACCAAGCTCCCAT
This genomic interval from Candidatus Delongbacteria bacterium contains the following:
- a CDS encoding glycosyltransferase; protein product: MNPRAPRLAYLATCFPNPVDTFVRREMHGLRDQGFPLDVVCSLRPGTGTLEPKDPPLLQARSGLRELGKLITWAALHPRFFFRVVALAFELDRKELLVLRQGHSSFLKSLLLLPRVLDLHQRLDGQITQIHAQFAGVATTVACLLAHLRGISFSFTAHGSDLFVYAPFNLRQRLELCTACVTVSKYNRRHLLTTYGEDLDSKIHVVRCGIDTSLYRELRSPGCQVPPQLLTVALLGKVKGIDVFLEALSRYKLRGGAALKYHLVGDGPERVALEQQVMTSGLSDWVQFHGLATESEVRAHLAQADLFVLPSRSEGFPVSLMEAAAAGLPLLASHITGIPEILQEEENGLFLIPDDVEQQAGQLELLMQNNWQLLHQLKQTASELNPDAWDIQTSIRQLVKVFDVEISPLAITRTS